Proteins from a genomic interval of Nitrospira sp.:
- a CDS encoding PqqD family protein, producing MADHANAQTTGAATIDRAQLDHTVLRPNPDVQGTTMDGETVLLDLSSGRYYTLNQLGSVIWEHCTGHTSLRDIHTVLCDRFDVAPERALDDLVALVNELIQEGLLQQERR from the coding sequence ATGGCCGACCACGCGAATGCACAGACAACGGGAGCGGCTACGATCGACCGGGCGCAACTGGATCACACCGTGCTGCGGCCGAACCCGGACGTGCAGGGCACAACGATGGATGGAGAAACCGTCCTCCTCGATCTGAGCAGCGGGCGCTACTACACCTTGAATCAATTAGGCAGTGTCATCTGGGAGCATTGCACCGGCCATACCAGCTTGCGCGACATCCATACGGTCTTGTGTGACCGGTTTGATGTCGCGCCCGAGCGAGCCCTCGACGATCTCGTCGCCCTGGTCAATGAATTGATCCAGGAAGGGCTACTTCAACAGGAAAGGAGGTGA
- a CDS encoding PqqD family protein → MLDPTQLDKTVLRSSPDVQGTTMDGETVLLDLSSGRYYTLNRLGSVIWEHCTGIQTVREIHGVLCDRFEVAPERALNDLVALANELIREGLLQQERR, encoded by the coding sequence GTGCTTGATCCGACCCAGTTGGACAAAACCGTTTTGCGCTCAAGTCCCGATGTCCAGGGTACGACGATGGATGGGGAGACGGTCTTGCTGGATCTGAGCAGCGGCCGATATTACACCTTGAATCGATTGGGCAGTGTGATCTGGGAGCACTGCACGGGTATTCAGACCGTCCGTGAGATTCATGGCGTCTTGTGTGACCGGTTTGAGGTGGCGCCAGAGCGAGCCCTCAACGATCTGGTGGCCTTGGCCAATGAACTAATTCGAGAAGGGTTACTTCAACAAGAAAGGAGGTGA